One part of the Pannonibacter sp. XCT-53 genome encodes these proteins:
- a CDS encoding DUF6460 domain-containing protein: protein MAGDGLTRFLGDTPLRVILRLTFLSLVVGVILSALDLDPLGVIDLVLSFIERLWNMGFNAVEQVGQYLVLGAVIVVPIWLISRILSARGR from the coding sequence ATGGCTGGCGACGGTTTGACACGATTTCTCGGAGACACGCCGCTGCGCGTCATTCTCCGTCTGACCTTCCTGTCGCTGGTGGTCGGCGTCATCCTGTCTGCGCTGGATCTCGATCCCCTCGGCGTGATCGACCTCGTTCTCTCCTTCATCGAGCGGCTCTGGAACATGGGCTTCAATGCCGTCGAGCAGGTCGGGCAGTATCTCGTGCTGGGCGCTGTCATCGTGGTTCCGATCTGGCTCATCAGCCGGATCCTGTCCGCGCGCGGCCGCTGA
- a CDS encoding histone deacetylase family protein: MFVAAGVPVVHHPAYCADLPEGHRFPMNKFRRVAELALAEGLVPGGRFHKPRPAPAEWIALAHDPAYVEQVFTASVPAAVAREIGFPMTESVALRGRCATGGTVLAGYLALRHGLACNTAGGSHHARRAHGAGFCVFNDVAVAIRVMQADRVIRRALVVDLDVHQGDGTADIFAGDPDVFTFSMHSEKNYPVRKVPSSLDIGLEDGVQDEAYLARLAAALPAVVEAASPDIVFYNAGVDPFSGDKLGRLGLSREGLRRRDELVIGYVRRQGLPLAGVLGGGYSTDIDELADRHLTLLRSAVAVDAGLAETLI; encoded by the coding sequence ATGTTCGTTGCTGCCGGGGTTCCGGTCGTCCATCACCCGGCCTATTGTGCCGATCTGCCCGAGGGGCACCGCTTTCCGATGAACAAGTTCCGCCGCGTGGCGGAACTGGCGCTGGCCGAGGGGCTTGTGCCTGGCGGGCGGTTCCACAAGCCGCGCCCGGCGCCGGCCGAGTGGATCGCGCTGGCCCATGACCCGGCCTATGTCGAGCAGGTCTTCACGGCCAGCGTTCCTGCGGCGGTGGCGCGGGAGATCGGCTTTCCGATGACCGAGAGCGTGGCGCTGCGCGGCCGGTGCGCCACCGGGGGCACCGTCCTTGCGGGCTATCTCGCCCTGCGGCACGGCCTTGCCTGCAACACCGCTGGCGGCAGCCACCATGCGCGGCGCGCCCATGGCGCCGGCTTCTGCGTGTTCAACGACGTGGCCGTTGCCATCCGCGTCATGCAGGCCGACCGGGTCATCCGCCGGGCCCTGGTGGTGGACCTCGACGTGCATCAGGGCGACGGCACGGCGGACATCTTCGCCGGCGACCCGGATGTCTTCACCTTCTCGATGCACTCGGAGAAGAACTATCCCGTCCGCAAGGTGCCTTCGAGCCTCGACATCGGACTGGAGGACGGGGTGCAGGACGAGGCCTATCTGGCGCGTCTGGCGGCGGCCTTGCCGGCCGTAGTGGAGGCCGCGAGCCCCGACATCGTCTTCTACAACGCGGGCGTCGATCCCTTTTCCGGCGACAAGCTGGGACGCCTCGGCCTCAGCCGCGAGGGGCTGCGGCGGCGCGACGAACTGGTCATCGGCTATGTCCGACGGCAGGGCCTGCCGCTCGCCGGCGTGCTCGGGGGCGGCTATTCCACCGACATCGACGAACTGGCCGACCGGCATCTGACGCTGCTGCGCTCGGCCGTCGCGGTGGACGCGGGGCTGGCCGAGACGCTCATCTGA
- a CDS encoding 2'-deoxycytidine 5'-triphosphate deaminase yields the protein MRSEGILPAHMIEDMFRSGGIRSASAPVEGQIQPASLDLRLGTLAYRVRASFLPGQGMTVADKLDAFALHTIDLVRGAVLETGCVYIVPLQESLALPEIISATANPKSSTGRLDVFTRVITDEGRAFDTVPAGYRGPLYAEISPLTFPILVREGSRLSQIRFRIGDPLIADSELEGVHQSERLVTGGNERIGGGVQLSIDLEGAGEGSLVGYRAKHHTGVIDVDLKAAHHPLDFWEPIHRRGAAELILDPNEFYILVSQEAVHVPPLYAAEMVPFDPLVGEFRVHYAGFFDPGFGHTGAGGTGSRAVLEVRSHDVPFILEHGQTVGRLVYEHMLERPQRLYGEGIGSNYQGQALKLSKHFRPLS from the coding sequence ATGCGCTCTGAAGGCATCCTGCCCGCCCACATGATCGAGGACATGTTCCGGTCCGGTGGCATCCGCAGCGCCTCGGCGCCTGTCGAGGGCCAGATCCAGCCCGCCAGCCTGGACCTGCGGCTCGGCACGCTGGCCTACCGGGTCCGTGCGAGCTTCCTGCCGGGCCAGGGCATGACGGTGGCCGACAAGCTCGACGCCTTCGCGCTTCACACGATCGACCTCGTCCGGGGCGCGGTTCTGGAGACCGGCTGCGTCTACATCGTGCCGCTGCAGGAAAGCCTGGCCCTGCCGGAGATCATCTCGGCCACGGCCAACCCGAAAAGCTCGACCGGCCGCCTTGACGTCTTCACCCGCGTCATCACCGACGAGGGCCGTGCCTTCGACACGGTGCCGGCCGGATACCGCGGGCCGCTCTATGCCGAGATCTCGCCGCTGACCTTCCCGATCCTGGTGCGCGAGGGCTCGCGCCTGTCGCAGATCCGCTTCCGCATCGGCGATCCGCTGATCGCGGACAGCGAGCTGGAAGGCGTGCACCAGAGCGAAAGGCTGGTGACCGGCGGCAACGAGCGCATCGGCGGCGGCGTCCAGCTGTCCATCGACCTCGAGGGGGCCGGCGAGGGAAGCCTTGTCGGCTACCGTGCCAAGCATCACACCGGCGTCATCGACGTCGACCTCAAGGCCGCGCACCATCCGCTGGATTTCTGGGAGCCGATCCACCGGCGCGGTGCGGCCGAGCTGATCCTGGATCCGAACGAGTTCTACATCCTCGTCAGCCAGGAGGCCGTGCATGTGCCGCCCCTGTATGCGGCCGAGATGGTGCCCTTCGATCCGCTCGTCGGCGAGTTCCGCGTCCATTATGCCGGCTTCTTCGATCCCGGCTTCGGTCACACCGGCGCAGGCGGGACCGGGTCGCGCGCCGTGCTGGAAGTGCGATCCCACGACGTGCCCTTCATCCTGGAGCACGGCCAGACGGTCGGCCGGCTGGTCTATGAGCACATGCTGGAACGACCGCAGCGTCTTTACGGCGAGGGGATCGGTTCCAATTATCAGGGGCAGGCCCTGAAACTGTCCAAGCATTTCCGACCGCTGTCGTGA
- a CDS encoding helix-turn-helix transcriptional regulator — translation MLVYNRTARRQQEEWCRADTLQSLEMLCKIRRLDWAAIARHYGLKPDLPHSPAATVEYSTALRVFEHVAQAAGDDGLILDIASSVPLGIFSTFDYVGLCAPTLAAGLHNWERFLALRTNVYRMTFHEEGEHGILEWFVPEVGLPRIQSTYERLAWAAGRIEFAVQDPSAEILIETTQPAPRKMSDFQRRHGDRLAFGQAQDRILIPQAYLGRPTPRSEANLYAIVEQAAIREMEDYGGRNDPLTRVADKINEALKSGNVSLEQVASELGMSQRSLQRLLEAEGTSFRKLTETIRRNMAARYLKDTTLPMKEIAYLLGFSELSAFSRAVKTWYGVPPKAVRMHGDARLEDHIA, via the coding sequence GTGTTGGTGTACAACCGGACCGCGCGGCGCCAGCAGGAGGAGTGGTGCCGGGCGGATACCCTGCAGTCCCTCGAAATGCTCTGCAAGATACGCCGCCTGGACTGGGCGGCGATTGCGCGACATTACGGCCTCAAGCCGGACCTGCCTCACAGTCCGGCGGCCACGGTCGAGTACAGCACGGCGCTGCGCGTCTTTGAACATGTCGCGCAGGCTGCGGGCGACGACGGGCTCATTCTCGACATCGCCTCGTCGGTGCCGCTCGGCATCTTTTCCACGTTCGACTATGTCGGGCTCTGCGCCCCGACCCTTGCGGCCGGACTGCACAACTGGGAGCGCTTTCTGGCCCTGCGCACGAATGTCTACCGCATGACCTTCCACGAGGAGGGCGAGCACGGGATCCTCGAGTGGTTCGTGCCCGAAGTGGGACTGCCCAGGATCCAGAGCACCTATGAGCGTCTGGCCTGGGCGGCAGGCCGCATCGAGTTCGCCGTGCAGGATCCCTCGGCGGAAATCCTGATCGAGACGACCCAGCCGGCGCCGCGCAAGATGTCGGATTTCCAGCGCCGTCACGGGGACCGGCTGGCCTTCGGGCAGGCGCAGGACCGCATCCTGATCCCGCAGGCCTATCTGGGACGTCCGACGCCGCGCAGCGAGGCGAACCTCTATGCCATCGTCGAGCAGGCGGCGATTCGCGAGATGGAGGATTATGGCGGGCGCAACGATCCGCTGACGCGCGTCGCGGACAAGATCAACGAGGCCCTGAAGTCGGGCAACGTGTCACTGGAACAGGTGGCCAGCGAGCTTGGCATGTCGCAGCGCTCGCTGCAGCGGCTGCTGGAGGCGGAGGGCACGTCCTTCCGCAAGCTGACCGAAACGATCCGTCGCAACATGGCCGCGCGCTACCTCAAGGACACGACGCTGCCGATGAAGGAAATCGCCTATCTGCTCGGCTTCTCGGAACTGTCGGCCTTCTCGCGGGCCGTGAAGACGTGGTACGGCGTCCCGCCCAAGGCCGTGCGGATGCACGGCGACGCCAGGCTGGAAGACCACATCGCCTGA